The following are encoded in a window of Fusarium falciforme chromosome 11, complete sequence genomic DNA:
- a CDS encoding Cytochrome P450 monooxygenase-like protein, whose product MISALVFLLVIFPAYFIYKNIVDLRANIAAAKQSGLPYSVAPWAPYNRAWFVSYRLWVPLLRRLPKSWTEDWLNYMPPDWAWELGYDGMKLGDNFLVVSPGMIILHTSDPSVIHHICSRREQFPKPLVQYAILNIFGRNLVTTEGPEWRIHRKVLSPSFNEKNNAIVFKEAVYQAKSMLRKWMGKADGEGVVELGDMQLDAMRLALHVISRVGLGLRLLWPGDETTENNDVKQRVYKSLEPSEGYSMSFEGALSTLLENVSWVLLIPGWILKRLPWKPANLAHESYTNWKKYMSELFVDKLEEIRRGEHGDGMDIMRALAMASVQGQVLDPSPSSTEKAQLPRSLLSNAEVMGNTFIFILAGHETTADSIHFSILHLAMNPGSQVSLHKDVNEKFGTRDPDEWNYKEAINKLFGGMVGAIFYELLRVMPPVIRIPKCVTMTQDQVITSGSQKYILPKGTYISLNVVGVQHNPKHWPTKPSERTNKGHDLDDFIPERWFRCDAKADTRNPDDSGDEDDNDFGAYAGTSNATIPTNLFRPVRGSFIPFSEGARSCLGRRIAQTEVTVVLATIFQRYSVELDVSSWASDDEVRRMGSKEKKVLYAKAARRAEKTLKTASMRLTFKLHDEPRFVPMKLVPRGRERFVGFV is encoded by the exons ATGATCTCCGCTCTCGTTTTCCTGCTAGTTATCTTTCCAGCCTACTTCATATACAAGAATATCGTCGATCTCCGTGCAAACATCGCAGCTGCTAAACAATCCGGTCTTCCGTATAGCGTCGCTC CTTGGGCCCCTTACAATCGAGCATGGTTTGTAAGCTACCGATTATGGGTTCCCCTACTTCGAAGGCTGCCAAAATCCTGGACAGAAGACTGGCTTAA TTACATGCCTCCCGATTGGGCTTGGGAACTTGGCTACGATGGTATGAAGCTCGGCGACAATTTCTTGGTTGTATCTCCCGGCATGATCATCCTCCACACGTCCGACCCAAGCGTGATCCACCATATATGCAGCAGACGTGAGCAATTTCCTAAACCGCTTGTCCAATATGCGATCCTCAACATCTTTGGCCGAAACTTGGTCACCACCGAGGGTCCAGAATGGCGCATTCATCGCAAGGTCCTGTCCCCAAGTTTCAACGAGAAAAATAATGCAATTGTATTCAAGGAGGCGGTGTATCAGGCGAAAAGCATGCTGCGAAAATGGATGGGAAAAGCTGATGGAGAGGGCGTTGTTGAACTCGGTGATATGCAGCTTGATGCGATGCGTCTTGCACTACATGTCATCAGTCGTGTCGGTTTGGGATTACGATTACTTTGGCCTGGAGATGAGACTACTGAAAACAATGACGTCAAACAGAGAGTGTACAAGAGCTTGGAGCCTTCCGAGGGGTATAGCATGTCTTTTGAGGGGGCTCTAAGCACTCTCTTAGAGAACGTTTCTTGGGTTCTCCTTATTCCTGGATGGATATTAA AGCGGTTGCCATGGAAACCCGCCAATCTAGCACATGAAAGCTATACTAACTGGAAAAAGTATATGTCAGAGCTCTTCGTTGATAAGCTGGAAGAAATACGGCGCGGGGAACATGGCGACGGAATGGATATCATGAGGGCACTAGCCATGGCCTCCGTCCAAGGCCAGGTCCTAGACCCCAGTCCATCGTCTACCGAGAAAGCACAGCTCCCTCGATCCCTCCTAAGCAACGCCGAAGTTATGGGAAACACCTttatcttcatcctcgccggCCACGAAACTACCGCTGACTCAATCCACTTCTCCATCCTCCACCTAGCCATGAACCCCGGCTCCCAAGTCAGCCTACACAAAGACGTCAATGAGAAATTCGGCACCCGAGATCCCGACGAATGGAACTAcaaagaagccatcaacaagctctTCGGCGGCATGGTCGGCGCGATATTTTACGAGCTCCTCCGCGTCATGCCGCCAGTAATCCGGATTCCGAAGTGTGTGACCATGACCCAAGACCAAGTGATCACCTCAGGCAGTCAGAAATACATCCTCCCCAAAGGCACCTACATCAGCCTGAACGTTGTCGGCGTCCAACACAACCCCAAACACTGGCCGACGAAGCCCAGTGAGCGCACGAACAAGGGCCATGACCTCGACGACTTCATACCCGAGCGGTGGTTCAGATGCGACGCGAAAGCAGACACGAGAAATCCCGATGACTCgggagacgaggacgacaaTGATTTTGGCGCCTATGCGGGTACGTCTAACGCTACGATTCCTACGAATCTCTTTCGTCCCGTTCGCGGGTCTTTCATTCCATTCTCAGAAGGTGCGCGCTCGTGTCTCGGTCGCCGTATCGCTCAGACTGAGGTGACGGTTGTCCTCGCGACGATCTTTCAGCGATACTCAGTTGAGCTGGATGTCAGTTCTTGGGCGAGCGATGACGAGGTCAGGAGGATGGGatccaaggagaagaaggtgcTGTATGCGAAGGCGGCGAGAAGGGCGGAGAAGACGTTGAAGACGGCCAGCATGAGGCTTACGTTTAAGTTGCATGATGAGCCGAGGTTTGTGCCCATGAAGCTTGTGCCCAGGGGCAGGGAGCGGTTTGTAGGGTTTGTGTAG